In Streptomyces qaidamensis, one DNA window encodes the following:
- the cimA gene encoding citramalate synthase, with protein MTATSDLDDSFHVFDTTLRDGAQREGINLTVADKLAIARHLDDFGVGFIEGGWPGANPRDTEFFARAQQEIDFRHAQLVAFGSTRRAGTTADQDPQVKALLESGAPVITLVAKSHDRHVELALRTTLDENLAMVRDTVSFLKEQGRRVFIDCEHFFDGYRANPEYAKAVVRTASEAGADVVVLCDTNGGMLPAQIQAVVSTVLADTGARLGIHAQDDTGCAVANTLAAVDAGATHVQCTANGYGERVGNANLFPVVAALELKYGKRVLPEGHLQEMTRISHAIAEVVNLTPSTHQPYVGLSAFAHKAGLHASAIKVDPDLYQHIDPEQVGNTMRMLVSDMAGRASIELKGKELGIDLGGDRELVGRVVERVKERELKGYTYEAADASFELLLRAEVQGMPLRYFEVESWRAIVEDRPDGSHANEATVKLWAKGERIVATAEGNGPVNALDRSLRVGLEKIYPQLAKLELVDYKVRILEGKHGTNSTTRVLISTSDGTGEWSTVGVAENVIAASWQALEDAYTYGLLRAGVTPAE; from the coding sequence ATGACCGCTACCAGCGACCTCGACGATTCGTTCCACGTCTTCGACACCACCCTGCGCGACGGCGCCCAGCGGGAGGGCATCAACCTCACCGTCGCCGACAAGCTGGCCATCGCACGGCACCTGGACGACTTCGGCGTGGGCTTCATCGAGGGCGGCTGGCCCGGCGCGAACCCCCGGGACACCGAGTTCTTCGCCCGCGCCCAGCAGGAGATCGACTTCCGGCACGCCCAGCTCGTCGCATTCGGCTCCACCCGCCGCGCCGGCACCACCGCCGACCAGGACCCGCAGGTCAAGGCGCTCCTGGAGTCCGGCGCCCCGGTGATCACGCTCGTCGCCAAGTCGCACGACCGCCATGTCGAACTCGCCCTGCGCACCACCCTGGACGAGAACCTGGCGATGGTCCGCGACACCGTGTCCTTCCTCAAGGAGCAGGGCCGCCGCGTCTTCATCGACTGCGAGCACTTCTTCGACGGCTACCGGGCCAACCCCGAGTACGCCAAGGCGGTCGTCCGCACGGCGTCGGAGGCCGGCGCGGACGTCGTCGTCCTGTGCGACACCAACGGCGGCATGCTCCCGGCCCAGATCCAGGCCGTCGTCTCCACGGTCCTCGCCGACACCGGCGCCCGGCTCGGCATCCACGCCCAGGACGACACGGGCTGCGCCGTCGCCAACACCCTGGCCGCCGTCGACGCGGGCGCGACGCACGTGCAGTGCACGGCCAACGGCTACGGCGAACGCGTCGGCAACGCCAACCTCTTCCCGGTCGTGGCGGCCCTGGAGCTGAAGTACGGCAAGCGGGTCCTGCCCGAGGGGCACCTGCAGGAGATGACGCGCATCTCGCACGCCATCGCCGAGGTCGTCAACCTCACCCCCTCCACGCACCAGCCCTACGTCGGCCTCTCCGCCTTCGCCCACAAGGCCGGACTGCACGCCTCGGCGATCAAGGTCGACCCGGACCTGTACCAGCACATCGACCCCGAGCAGGTCGGCAACACCATGCGCATGCTGGTCTCCGACATGGCCGGACGCGCCTCCATCGAGCTCAAGGGCAAGGAACTCGGCATCGACCTCGGCGGCGACCGCGAGCTGGTCGGCCGGGTGGTCGAGCGGGTGAAGGAACGCGAGCTCAAGGGCTACACGTACGAGGCGGCCGACGCGAGCTTCGAACTGCTCCTGCGCGCCGAGGTGCAGGGCATGCCGCTGCGCTACTTCGAGGTCGAGTCCTGGCGCGCCATCGTCGAGGACCGGCCCGACGGCTCCCACGCCAACGAGGCCACGGTCAAGCTGTGGGCCAAGGGCGAGCGCATCGTCGCCACCGCCGAGGGCAACGGCCCGGTCAACGCCCTGGACCGGTCCCTGCGCGTGGGCCTGGAGAAGATCTACCCCCAGCTCGCCAAGCTGGAGCTGGTGGACTACAAGGTCCGCATCCTGGAGGGCAAGCACGGCACCAACTCCACGACCCGCGTGCTGATCTCCACGTCCGACGGCACGGGCGAGTGGTCGACGGTCGGTGTCGCCGAGAACGTCATCGCCGCGAGCTGGCAGGCCCTGGAGGACGCGTACACCTACGGGCTGCTGCGCGCGGGAGTCACACCGGCGGAGTAG
- a CDS encoding urease subunit alpha, with product MSRPGGHPAEARSLTPHEYAATHGPRAGDRIRLGDSGLVVEVESDSQRPGDEFLAGFGKTARDGLHLKAAAVRETCDVVVSNVVVIDAVQGIRKVSIGIREGRIHAIGRAGNPDTLDGVDVVVGTGTSIVSGEGLVATAGAVDTHVHLLSPRVMEASLASGVTTVIGQEFGPVWGVGINSPWALRHAFGAFDAWPVNIGFLGRGSSSRPAPLVEALAEGGASGFKVHEDMGAHTRALDTALLVAEEHDVQVALHSDGLNECLSVEDTLRVLEGRTIHAFHIEGCGGGHVPNVLKMAGVPNVIGSSTNPTLPFGRDAVAEHYGMIVSVHDLKTDLPGDAAMARDRIRPGTMGAEDVLHDLGAIGITSSDAQGMGRAGETVRRTFAMAGKMKAEFGAPDDGHDNERVLRYIAKLTINPALAHGLSHEVGSIETGKLADLVLWRPEYFGAKPQLVLKAGFPAYGVTGDPNAATDTCEPLVLGPQFGAYGATPAEISVAFVAQAALDQGNDTLPTRRRRVAVRGTRGIGPADLRRNCRTGAVDVDQRSGLVTLDGEPLRSEPAESVSLNRLYFL from the coding sequence ATGAGCCGCCCAGGAGGCCACCCCGCCGAGGCCCGCAGCCTCACCCCGCACGAGTACGCCGCCACCCACGGGCCCCGCGCCGGCGACCGCATCCGTCTCGGCGACTCGGGGCTGGTCGTCGAGGTCGAGTCCGACTCCCAGCGCCCCGGCGACGAGTTCCTCGCCGGATTCGGCAAGACCGCCCGTGACGGGCTGCACCTGAAGGCCGCCGCGGTCCGGGAGACCTGTGACGTCGTGGTCAGCAACGTCGTCGTGATCGATGCCGTGCAGGGCATCCGGAAGGTGTCCATCGGCATCCGTGAGGGCCGGATCCACGCGATCGGGCGGGCCGGCAACCCCGACACCCTCGACGGGGTCGACGTGGTCGTCGGCACGGGCACCTCGATCGTCTCCGGCGAGGGCCTGGTCGCCACCGCCGGGGCCGTAGACACCCATGTCCACCTGCTGTCGCCGCGGGTCATGGAGGCCTCGCTGGCGTCCGGCGTGACCACGGTCATCGGGCAGGAGTTCGGGCCCGTGTGGGGCGTCGGCATCAACTCGCCCTGGGCGCTGCGGCACGCGTTCGGCGCGTTCGACGCCTGGCCGGTCAACATCGGTTTCCTGGGCCGGGGTTCGTCGTCCCGCCCCGCGCCTCTCGTGGAGGCCCTCGCCGAGGGAGGGGCGAGCGGCTTCAAGGTGCACGAGGACATGGGCGCCCACACCCGCGCCCTGGACACCGCGCTGCTCGTCGCCGAGGAGCACGACGTCCAAGTCGCCCTGCACAGCGACGGGCTGAACGAATGCCTGTCGGTGGAGGACACCCTGCGCGTGCTGGAGGGCCGGACGATCCACGCCTTCCACATCGAGGGCTGCGGCGGCGGGCACGTGCCGAACGTGCTGAAGATGGCGGGCGTGCCGAACGTCATCGGCTCCTCCACCAACCCGACCCTGCCCTTCGGCCGGGACGCCGTCGCCGAGCACTACGGCATGATCGTCTCGGTCCACGACCTGAAGACGGACCTGCCGGGCGACGCCGCCATGGCCCGGGACCGCATCCGGCCCGGCACCATGGGCGCCGAGGACGTCCTGCACGACCTGGGCGCGATCGGCATCACCTCGTCGGACGCGCAGGGCATGGGGCGCGCGGGCGAGACGGTCCGCCGTACGTTCGCCATGGCCGGGAAGATGAAGGCGGAGTTCGGCGCTCCGGACGACGGCCACGACAACGAGCGCGTCCTGCGCTACATCGCCAAGCTGACCATCAACCCCGCCCTCGCGCACGGGCTTTCGCACGAGGTCGGATCCATCGAGACCGGCAAGCTCGCCGACCTCGTGCTGTGGCGGCCCGAGTACTTCGGCGCCAAGCCGCAGCTCGTGCTGAAGGCCGGCTTCCCCGCGTACGGCGTGACCGGCGACCCCAACGCGGCGACCGACACCTGCGAACCCCTCGTCCTCGGGCCGCAGTTCGGCGCGTACGGGGCGACACCGGCCGAGATATCGGTGGCGTTCGTCGCGCAGGCCGCGCTCGACCAGGGGAACGACACCCTGCCCACCCGGCGCCGCAGGGTCGCCGTGCGGGGCACTCGCGGCATCGGCCCGGCCGACCTGCGCCGCAACTGCCGTACCGGAGCCGTCGACGTCGACCAGCGCAGCGGTCTGGTCACCCTCGACGGCGAACCGCTGCGCTCCGAACCCGCCGAGTCCGTCTCCCTCAACCGTCTCTACTTCCTCTGA
- a CDS encoding S1 family peptidase, whose amino-acid sequence MKRLLTALKRCAALGAAALAIASLQPVSAAQAAPSPVVGGTRAAQGEFPFMVRLSMGCGGALYTQQIVLTAAHCVGRSGNNTGITATAGVVDLQSTSGRVQVRSTKVLRAPGYNGTGKDWALIKLAQPINLPTLKIATTSQYNTGDFTVAGWGANREGGSQQRYLLKATVPFVSDAACKAYGGLYSGLVANEEICAGFDAGGVDTCQGDSGGPMFRKDNAGGWIQVGIVSWGEGCARPEAPGVYTEVSTFAPAIASAASTL is encoded by the coding sequence TTGAAGAGACTCCTCACGGCTCTCAAGAGATGCGCGGCCCTCGGCGCCGCCGCGCTCGCGATCGCCAGCCTCCAGCCCGTTTCCGCCGCGCAGGCCGCGCCGTCGCCCGTCGTCGGCGGGACCCGGGCCGCGCAGGGCGAGTTCCCGTTCATGGTCCGGCTCTCCATGGGCTGTGGCGGCGCGCTCTACACCCAGCAGATCGTGCTCACGGCCGCGCACTGCGTGGGCCGCTCCGGCAACAACACGGGCATCACCGCCACCGCGGGGGTCGTCGACCTGCAGTCCACCAGCGGCCGGGTCCAGGTCCGCTCCACCAAGGTGCTGCGCGCCCCCGGCTACAACGGGACCGGCAAGGACTGGGCGCTCATCAAGCTCGCCCAGCCCATCAACCTGCCGACGCTGAAGATCGCCACGACCTCGCAGTACAACACCGGTGACTTCACCGTCGCCGGCTGGGGCGCGAACCGCGAGGGCGGCTCCCAGCAGCGCTACCTCCTGAAGGCGACCGTGCCGTTCGTCAGCGACGCCGCGTGCAAGGCCTACGGCGGTCTGTACAGCGGCCTCGTCGCGAACGAGGAGATCTGCGCCGGCTTCGACGCGGGCGGCGTCGACACCTGCCAGGGCGACTCCGGCGGCCCGATGTTCCGCAAGGACAACGCCGGCGGCTGGATCCAGGTCGGCATCGTGAGCTGGGGCGAGGGCTGCGCCCGGCCCGAGGCTCCCGGCGTCTACACGGAGGTCTCCACCTTCGCCCCCGCCATCGCCTCGGCGGCGTCGACCCTCTGA
- a CDS encoding agmatine deiminase family protein, which yields MSAAADGFRMPAEWVPHERTWMAWPGPNETFDDPGELAAARVSWAAVARAVRRFEPVTVVCGPGRSGEARALLGEGVDTVERDLDDAWMRDIGPTFLTNWKGELAAVDWTFNGWGAQEWARWDHDAKIAGYVAGLAGARTYASKLVNEGGAIHVDGEGTVLLTETVQLGPERNPGWSREQVEAEIHAQLGTRKAIWLPRGLTGDYPPHGFGTLGHVDIVAAFARPGVVVAHSQPDPAHPDHEVSREVIGLLRSQTDARGRRLEVVEVPAPTVLEAEGHWADYSYINHYLCNGGVVLCGFDDPRDEIAAGIFRRLFPERTVTLVDARTIFAGGGGIHCITQQQPRT from the coding sequence ATGTCCGCAGCCGCCGACGGCTTCCGCATGCCCGCCGAATGGGTCCCGCACGAGCGGACCTGGATGGCCTGGCCGGGCCCGAACGAGACCTTCGACGACCCCGGGGAGCTGGCCGCCGCCCGGGTCTCCTGGGCCGCGGTCGCCCGGGCCGTGCGCCGCTTCGAGCCGGTGACGGTGGTGTGCGGGCCGGGGCGGTCGGGCGAGGCGCGTGCGCTGCTGGGGGAGGGCGTCGACACGGTCGAGCGGGACCTCGACGACGCCTGGATGCGCGACATCGGACCCACCTTCCTGACCAACTGGAAGGGGGAACTGGCCGCCGTCGACTGGACGTTCAACGGCTGGGGCGCGCAGGAGTGGGCCCGGTGGGACCACGACGCGAAGATCGCCGGGTACGTCGCCGGCCTCGCGGGGGCGCGGACGTACGCCTCGAAGCTCGTCAACGAGGGCGGGGCGATCCACGTCGACGGCGAGGGCACGGTCCTGCTCACCGAGACCGTCCAGCTCGGCCCGGAGCGCAACCCGGGCTGGTCCCGCGAGCAGGTCGAGGCCGAGATCCACGCCCAGCTCGGCACCCGCAAGGCGATCTGGCTGCCGCGCGGCCTGACCGGCGACTACCCTCCCCACGGCTTCGGCACTCTGGGCCACGTCGACATCGTCGCGGCCTTCGCCCGCCCGGGCGTCGTCGTGGCCCACTCCCAGCCCGACCCCGCCCACCCCGACCACGAGGTGAGCCGGGAGGTCATCGGCCTGCTCAGGTCCCAGACGGACGCGCGCGGACGGCGCCTGGAGGTCGTCGAGGTCCCCGCCCCGACCGTCCTGGAGGCCGAGGGCCACTGGGCCGACTACTCCTACATCAACCACTACCTCTGCAACGGCGGCGTGGTCCTGTGCGGCTTCGACGACCCGCGCGACGAGATCGCGGCCGGCATCTTCCGCCGCCTCTTCCCCGAGCGGACCGTGACCCTGGTGGACGCCCGTACGATCTTCGCGGGCGGTGGAGGCATCCACTGCATCACCCAGCAGCAGCCGAGGACCTAG
- a CDS encoding TetR/AcrR family transcriptional regulator, which yields MAGGRRQAPPREDVLAAAMEMIAERGLEKLTMAALGREVGMSSGHLLYYFGSKDELLLRTLEWSEGRLGAERGRLLTRTAPARERLDAYVDLYVPDSHRDPHWTLWLEVWNRSQNADADARDRQAAIEGAWHRDLVALLAEGISRGEFRRVDPDRFATRLRSLLDGFSIHVAIGLRGTDRTQVLGHVREFLADSLLADT from the coding sequence ATGGCCGGTGGGCGCAGGCAGGCCCCGCCCCGCGAGGACGTCCTCGCCGCCGCCATGGAGATGATCGCCGAGCGCGGCCTGGAGAAGCTCACCATGGCGGCGCTCGGCCGCGAGGTCGGCATGAGCAGCGGCCACCTGCTCTACTACTTCGGCTCCAAGGACGAACTGCTGCTGCGCACCCTGGAGTGGAGCGAGGGCCGGCTCGGGGCCGAGCGGGGGCGCTTGCTGACCCGGACCGCACCCGCCCGCGAACGCCTCGACGCCTACGTCGACCTGTACGTCCCCGACAGCCACCGCGACCCGCACTGGACGCTGTGGCTGGAGGTCTGGAACCGCTCGCAGAATGCCGACGCCGACGCCCGCGACCGGCAGGCCGCCATCGAGGGCGCCTGGCACCGCGACCTCGTCGCCCTGCTCGCCGAGGGCATCTCGCGCGGTGAGTTCCGCCGGGTCGACCCGGACCGGTTCGCCACCCGGCTGCGGTCGCTGCTGGACGGCTTCTCCATCCATGTGGCGATCGGCCTGCGCGGCACCGACCGGACCCAAGTCCTCGGGCACGTGCGCGAGTTCCTGGCCGACAGCCTCCTCGCGGACACCTGA
- the ureA gene encoding urease subunit gamma — protein sequence MRLTPTERDRLLLFGAAELARARRARGLRLNVPEATALIADTVCEAARDGKRLAEAVEAARSVLGAGDVLPGVADVVTEVHVEAVFDDGSRLAVVSDPIEGGSGPDAPGALLPGPGHPGPEPAVRLTVTNTATVPVSVTSHFHFFEANPRLRFDRGRAYGMRLAVPAGSSVRFGPGEGAEVGLVPIGGERIAIGFAGLVDGPLDAPGVKREALRRAAACGYLGVPETAADQEAER from the coding sequence ATGCGGCTGACCCCGACCGAACGCGACCGGCTGCTGCTCTTCGGCGCCGCCGAGCTGGCCCGCGCCCGCAGGGCCAGGGGACTGAGGCTGAACGTCCCCGAGGCGACCGCGCTCATCGCCGACACGGTGTGCGAGGCCGCCCGGGACGGCAAGCGGCTCGCGGAGGCCGTCGAGGCCGCCCGGTCCGTCCTCGGAGCCGGTGACGTGCTGCCCGGTGTCGCCGACGTCGTCACCGAGGTGCACGTCGAGGCCGTCTTCGACGACGGCTCACGGCTCGCCGTCGTCTCCGACCCCATCGAAGGCGGCTCGGGGCCGGACGCCCCGGGCGCACTGCTGCCCGGGCCCGGGCACCCCGGGCCCGAGCCGGCCGTACGGCTGACCGTCACCAACACCGCGACCGTGCCGGTCTCCGTGACCTCCCACTTCCACTTCTTCGAGGCCAACCCGCGGCTCCGCTTCGACCGAGGCCGGGCCTACGGCATGCGGCTGGCCGTGCCCGCCGGGTCGTCCGTGCGGTTCGGGCCGGGGGAGGGTGCCGAGGTCGGGCTGGTTCCGATCGGGGGCGAGCGGATCGCGATCGGGTTCGCCGGGCTCGTCGACGGGCCGCTGGACGCGCCGGGCGTGAAGCGGGAGGCGCTGCGGCGGGCCGCCGCCTGCGGCTATCTCGGCGTACCGGAAACAGCAGCCGATCAGGAGGCCGAGCGATGA
- a CDS encoding SLATT domain-containing protein, protein MTVSELTELDRSRTRADLLWELFRHAEAEVTSAIGWYLARRRGPSLWSRSLRALATLLGIVGTITPLVHAAAPTAVQPEWGFVFLAGGAGCVLFDRIFGFSASWTRYIRAELALQQILKKAQSDWAQAFLRTTDSPSDKEQAALLGVIERLRADAQRIIEDEGTAWVGYLADGVEELTRSTTSASGQRPHTAGLFRLDRTPGRDRGGEVPVPRSRDTAM, encoded by the coding sequence ATGACGGTGTCCGAACTGACCGAGCTGGACCGCTCGCGCACGCGGGCCGACCTGCTGTGGGAGCTGTTCCGGCATGCCGAGGCGGAGGTGACGTCGGCGATCGGCTGGTATCTGGCGCGGCGCCGCGGACCGTCGCTGTGGTCGCGCTCGCTGCGGGCGCTCGCCACGCTGCTGGGCATCGTCGGCACGATCACGCCGCTGGTGCACGCGGCCGCGCCCACGGCCGTGCAGCCCGAGTGGGGTTTCGTGTTCCTGGCCGGCGGAGCGGGCTGCGTGCTGTTCGACCGGATCTTCGGGTTCTCGGCGTCCTGGACCCGCTACATCCGAGCGGAGCTGGCGTTGCAGCAGATCCTCAAGAAGGCGCAGTCCGACTGGGCGCAGGCGTTCCTGCGGACCACCGACTCCCCCAGCGACAAGGAGCAGGCCGCCCTGCTCGGGGTGATCGAGCGGCTGCGGGCCGACGCGCAGCGGATCATCGAGGACGAGGGCACGGCGTGGGTCGGCTATCTGGCCGACGGCGTCGAGGAGCTGACCCGCTCCACCACCAGCGCCTCCGGCCAGCGCCCCCACACGGCGGGGCTCTTCCGCCTCGACCGGACCCCCGGCCGCGACCGGGGCGGCGAGGTCCCGGTCCCGCGGTCCCGGGACACGGCGATGTGA
- a CDS encoding YceI family protein encodes MSIFSRNDAQTATATATATGAVTPEPAALTGDYTIDPAHSTIGFVARHAMVTNVKGGFQDFTGTLHLDGSDPSRSTASIDVVMDSISTGNDDRDGHLKSADFFKADEFPAMTFRSTKAEALGGDDYRITGELTILGTTRPLAIDLEFNGAAKDPFGNERVGFEGKAEILRSEWGLTWNAALETGGVLVSDKIKLNFDISAIRNA; translated from the coding sequence ATGAGCATCTTCAGCCGCAACGACGCCCAGACCGCCACCGCCACCGCCACCGCCACCGGTGCCGTGACCCCCGAGCCGGCCGCCCTGACCGGCGACTACACGATCGACCCCGCGCACTCGACGATCGGCTTCGTCGCCCGGCACGCCATGGTCACCAACGTCAAGGGCGGCTTCCAGGACTTCACCGGCACGCTGCACCTCGACGGCAGCGACCCGTCCCGGTCGACGGCCTCCATCGACGTCGTGATGGACAGCATCAGCACGGGCAACGACGACCGCGACGGCCACCTCAAGAGCGCGGACTTCTTCAAGGCGGACGAGTTCCCGGCCATGACGTTCCGTTCCACCAAGGCGGAGGCGCTCGGTGGTGACGATTACCGGATCACCGGCGAGCTGACGATCCTCGGCACCACCCGCCCCCTCGCCATCGACCTGGAGTTCAACGGCGCCGCGAAGGACCCCTTCGGCAACGAGCGCGTCGGCTTCGAGGGCAAGGCGGAGATCCTGCGCTCCGAGTGGGGCCTGACCTGGAACGCCGCGCTGGAGACCGGCGGCGTCCTGGTCTCCGACAAGATCAAGCTCAACTTCGACATCTCGGCCATCCGGAACGCGTGA
- a CDS encoding TolB family protein, protein MTSTRRATSGALGVALAVTLGAAAALSASAAPAPAPRTEKASIAPDGTDGNGPSGRPSLSADGRHLAFVSSADNLVAGDTDGTADAFVRDLKSGTTRLAGGSVDGSVEDVALSGNGRYLAFSATDPGDGLSHIWVEDLRTGAVQRVKDTVATGYDTGRQPAISADGRYVAFVAQQSGLGEGEDRWGRVYRVDRTSGKAVRISQVPAAGDRRTAAANPSISADGKRVGYRFFVPHPASGDWSDAYVRDVPSGELIQADRAPDGLTSDGQSEFPQVSADGRYAVFNSLDSRLTPGDTNQGHNAFVRDLKTGELRRIDATDPAAFTAYPTLSADNRHLAFVSADPGDTHRTTRAYVRDLRTGRTVLASPDAQGGPNDQSVSAPVIDRDGRTVGFGSSSPDLVPGDTYDTSHVYVRHMR, encoded by the coding sequence ATGACCAGCACCAGGAGGGCCACGTCCGGCGCGCTCGGCGTGGCCCTGGCCGTCACGCTCGGCGCCGCCGCCGCGCTGTCCGCGTCCGCCGCGCCCGCACCGGCGCCGCGGACGGAGAAGGCGAGCATCGCCCCGGACGGCACCGACGGCAACGGCCCCTCCGGCAGGCCGAGCCTGAGCGCCGACGGCCGCCATCTGGCCTTCGTCTCCAGCGCGGACAACCTCGTCGCCGGTGACACCGACGGCACCGCCGACGCCTTCGTCCGCGACCTGAAATCCGGCACGACCCGACTGGCCGGCGGCTCGGTGGACGGCTCCGTGGAGGACGTCGCCCTGAGCGGCAACGGCCGGTACCTGGCCTTCAGCGCCACCGACCCCGGCGACGGCCTGAGCCACATCTGGGTCGAGGACCTCAGGACCGGCGCGGTACAGCGCGTCAAGGACACCGTTGCCACCGGCTACGACACCGGCCGGCAGCCCGCCATCAGCGCCGACGGCCGCTACGTCGCCTTCGTGGCCCAGCAGTCCGGCCTCGGGGAGGGCGAGGACCGCTGGGGCCGCGTCTACCGCGTGGACCGCACCAGTGGCAAGGCCGTCCGCATCAGCCAGGTGCCCGCCGCCGGCGACCGCAGAACCGCCGCCGCCAACCCGTCCATCAGCGCCGACGGCAAGCGTGTCGGCTACCGGTTCTTCGTCCCGCACCCCGCCTCGGGCGACTGGAGCGACGCCTACGTCCGCGACGTCCCGAGCGGCGAGCTGATCCAGGCCGACCGGGCCCCGGACGGCCTGACCTCCGACGGGCAGAGCGAGTTCCCGCAGGTCAGCGCGGACGGCCGGTACGCGGTCTTCAACTCCCTCGACTCACGGCTCACCCCGGGCGACACCAACCAGGGGCACAACGCCTTCGTCCGCGACCTGAAGACGGGCGAGCTGCGCCGGATCGACGCCACCGACCCGGCCGCCTTCACCGCGTATCCGACTCTCAGCGCCGACAACCGCCACCTGGCCTTCGTCTCGGCCGACCCGGGCGACACGCACCGCACGACCCGGGCGTACGTACGCGACCTGCGCACCGGGCGCACCGTCCTGGCCAGCCCGGACGCCCAGGGCGGCCCGAACGACCAGAGCGTGTCCGCCCCGGTGATCGACCGCGACGGCCGCACCGTCGGCTTCGGCAGTTCCTCACCCGACCTCGTGCCCGGCGACACGTACGACACCTCGCACGTCTACGTCCGTCACATGAGGTGA
- a CDS encoding SDR family NAD(P)-dependent oxidoreductase, with the protein MTLTGSGSAYDPPADPAPRRSTAPVPARVNQYGPPRRLDRRVALVTGASSGIGAATARRFAMDGWQLLLSGRDRHRLEQTASGTTAVVLPADLAAPDGPRLLAQSALHTTGRIDVLVAGAGMGWAGPFATMPHTDIDRVLTLDLNATLHLVREVLPSMISAGRGRVVLLGSVAGCVGLREEAVYSAAKAGLAAFAEALRQELRGTGVGVTFVVPGAVDTPFHTRRSRPYDGTRAGLLSPGSVAGTIWEAVRQNRDEAYVPTWLTVPGRVRGLAPGLYRRLLNRFGQGLPSG; encoded by the coding sequence GTGACACTCACCGGCTCCGGCTCGGCCTACGACCCACCGGCGGATCCCGCCCCGCGCCGCTCCACCGCCCCCGTCCCCGCCCGGGTGAACCAGTACGGACCGCCGCGACGTCTCGACCGGCGCGTCGCCCTGGTCACCGGAGCCTCCTCCGGCATCGGGGCGGCCACGGCCCGGCGGTTCGCGATGGACGGCTGGCAACTGCTCCTCAGCGGACGCGACCGGCACCGCCTGGAGCAGACCGCGTCCGGCACCACGGCCGTCGTACTGCCCGCCGACCTCGCCGCCCCCGACGGCCCGCGCCTGCTGGCCCAGTCCGCGCTGCACACCACCGGCCGGATCGACGTCCTGGTCGCCGGAGCGGGCATGGGCTGGGCAGGCCCCTTCGCCACCATGCCGCACACCGACATCGACCGGGTGCTGACCCTGGACCTCAACGCCACCCTCCACCTCGTGCGCGAGGTACTGCCCTCCATGATCTCGGCGGGACGCGGCCGCGTGGTGCTGCTCGGCTCGGTCGCCGGCTGCGTGGGCCTGCGGGAGGAGGCGGTGTACTCCGCCGCCAAAGCAGGCCTGGCCGCCTTCGCCGAGGCGCTGCGCCAGGAACTGCGCGGCACGGGCGTGGGCGTGACCTTCGTCGTGCCCGGAGCCGTCGACACGCCCTTCCACACCCGCCGCAGCAGGCCCTACGACGGCACCCGCGCCGGCCTCCTCTCGCCCGGCAGCGTCGCCGGCACCATCTGGGAGGCCGTCCGGCAGAACCGTGACGAGGCCTACGTCCCCACCTGGCTGACCGTCCCCGGCCGGGTCCGCGGCCTCGCGCCGGGCCTGTACCGCCGCCTGCTGAACCGCTTCGGCCAGGGACTGCCGTCTGGATGA
- a CDS encoding YdeI/OmpD-associated family protein yields MASALADGRWDAAYASQKEAEVPADLAAALARSPRAAAAFATLGRTDRYLAMLGVLRARTTRSRAAQVTATVRNLEARASTR; encoded by the coding sequence GTGGCGTCCGCCCTGGCGGACGGCCGGTGGGATGCGGCGTACGCGTCCCAGAAGGAGGCGGAGGTCCCGGCCGACCTGGCGGCGGCCCTGGCCCGCAGCCCCCGCGCCGCCGCGGCCTTCGCGACCCTGGGCCGCACGGACCGCTACCTGGCGATGCTCGGCGTGCTCCGGGCCAGGACGACGAGAAGCCGCGCTGCGCAGGTGACGGCGACGGTGAGGAACCTGGAGGCCCGGGCCTCGACCCGCTGA